Proteins encoded together in one Bacteroides zoogleoformans window:
- a CDS encoding TonB-dependent receptor: MRRHLIHFLLVAVLSAFGAVASAQTTVKGQLVDAETGEPLVGAAVMVEGTTQGTVTDIDGYFKQEVAPNGTLLFKYVGYKDLKRKITQKGASVDWGTIQMHADAVALNDVVITSQAIARKTPVAMSTIAPAYIEERIGTADFPQILKSSPGVYVSRAGGGYGDSKVNIRGFKSENVAVLVNGAPMNDMEWGGVYWSNWAGLTDVSSNVQYQRGLGASKVSAPSVGGSINIVTKATDAKKGGFASYAVGNDGYNKVLFSVSSGLTKDGWAFTLLGGKSWGDGYVQGTEFEGYTYFASLAKRLGDNHQVSLTAFGAPQWHNQRSNYDGLTIEGWQQVQKYMLPGEQYRYNATYGFGKNGERKTSARNKYHKPQIQLNHSWQINTTSSLNSMIYMSIGDGYGYSGQGTSAYSSAWYGTSDGILNTTFRNADGTFAYDKIQEMNEQSTSGSQMVMSVSKNLHKWYGLLSTYTKELNDRINFYVGIDARYYIGTHTNEIIDLYNGSYYIDRYRKNVKAANFAGAGTDAFNYKKLTVGDVVYRDYDGHVLQGGVFGQAEYDNDKLTAFVSGSISEVSQWRYDRFYYDEAHAKSDKVNKLGFTVKGGANYNLDEHNNVFANVGYISRAPYFSGGAFLSSTVSNAVNKDAVNEKVLSFEVGYGYRSRVFTANLNAYHTVWKDKTMARSFDYTDANGNLDRAMVNMQGVNSTHQGIELEMNYKPVRWMNVTGMLSVGDWRWTNNPVGYFYNSGGQPMTKDYKVASAIGAADHATMLIGQKDVMEGGSAQTTAAIGLNVFPMKGLRLSMDWNFYGRNYADYAVQSNDISLGGQKIYETPWRIPSYSTVDFSGSYAFEIAGLKTTLSGNIENLFNQEYINSAFDGGDHTWKSAYRVFYGFGRNMSLKLKVNF; the protein is encoded by the coding sequence ATGAGAAGACATCTAATTCATTTCCTGTTGGTGGCCGTATTGTCGGCATTTGGTGCCGTGGCATCTGCCCAGACCACAGTGAAAGGTCAACTTGTTGATGCGGAAACGGGTGAGCCGTTGGTAGGGGCTGCCGTAATGGTGGAGGGTACTACGCAAGGAACAGTGACTGACATCGACGGTTATTTCAAGCAAGAAGTAGCCCCAAACGGAACTTTATTATTCAAGTACGTAGGTTACAAGGACCTCAAGAGGAAAATTACCCAGAAAGGTGCATCGGTGGATTGGGGAACAATCCAGATGCATGCGGACGCCGTGGCCTTGAACGATGTGGTAATCACTTCTCAAGCCATTGCACGTAAAACGCCTGTGGCTATGTCCACCATTGCTCCCGCCTATATCGAGGAACGTATCGGAACAGCCGACTTTCCGCAGATATTGAAGTCTTCTCCGGGTGTATACGTCAGTCGTGCCGGTGGCGGTTATGGAGACTCCAAAGTGAACATCCGCGGTTTTAAGTCGGAGAACGTGGCTGTATTGGTGAATGGCGCTCCCATGAACGACATGGAGTGGGGCGGTGTTTATTGGAGTAATTGGGCCGGTTTGACCGATGTCTCGAGTAACGTGCAGTATCAGCGCGGGTTGGGTGCGTCCAAGGTTTCCGCCCCTTCGGTAGGTGGTTCTATCAATATCGTGACCAAAGCTACCGATGCCAAGAAAGGCGGATTTGCCAGCTATGCCGTAGGTAATGATGGGTATAACAAGGTGTTGTTCAGTGTCTCTTCCGGTTTGACGAAGGATGGTTGGGCATTTACCCTTTTGGGTGGTAAGTCTTGGGGAGACGGCTACGTGCAAGGTACCGAATTTGAAGGCTACACTTATTTTGCCAGTCTTGCCAAGCGTTTGGGAGATAATCATCAAGTGTCTTTGACGGCTTTTGGCGCTCCTCAGTGGCACAACCAACGTAGTAATTACGACGGACTGACCATTGAAGGGTGGCAACAAGTACAGAAATATATGTTGCCGGGCGAGCAATATCGTTATAACGCCACTTATGGCTTCGGCAAAAATGGCGAACGCAAGACTTCTGCCCGCAACAAATATCATAAGCCGCAGATACAGCTCAACCACTCTTGGCAGATTAATACAACTTCTTCTCTGAACAGTATGATCTATATGTCCATCGGCGATGGATATGGCTATAGCGGCCAGGGTACCAGCGCTTATTCCAGTGCATGGTACGGAACTTCGGACGGCATTCTGAACACCACATTCCGCAATGCGGACGGAACATTCGCTTATGATAAGATTCAGGAAATGAACGAACAAAGCACAAGCGGTTCGCAGATGGTGATGTCCGTATCGAAAAATCTGCATAAATGGTATGGCCTGCTTTCTACTTATACGAAAGAGTTGAATGACCGAATCAACTTCTACGTCGGTATTGACGCCCGTTACTACATCGGTACGCATACCAATGAAATCATCGACCTTTATAACGGCTCTTATTACATCGACCGTTATCGTAAGAATGTGAAGGCGGCCAATTTTGCCGGAGCCGGTACTGATGCTTTTAACTATAAAAAGCTTACTGTAGGCGACGTTGTATATCGCGATTACGATGGACACGTATTGCAGGGCGGCGTATTCGGTCAGGCTGAATATGACAACGACAAGCTGACTGCTTTTGTTTCCGGTTCTATCAGCGAAGTAAGCCAATGGCGTTACGACCGCTTCTATTATGATGAGGCTCACGCCAAATCAGATAAGGTAAATAAGTTGGGCTTCACTGTTAAGGGGGGTGCCAACTATAACTTGGACGAACACAACAATGTATTTGCCAATGTAGGTTACATCAGCCGTGCGCCTTACTTCTCGGGCGGCGCATTCCTTTCTTCTACAGTAAGCAATGCCGTGAACAAGGATGCCGTGAACGAAAAGGTGCTGAGCTTTGAAGTGGGCTACGGATATCGTTCTCGGGTATTTACGGCCAACTTGAATGCTTACCATACCGTATGGAAAGATAAGACAATGGCTCGTTCTTTTGACTATACGGATGCAAACGGCAACTTGGATCGTGCCATGGTGAATATGCAAGGTGTGAACTCCACTCACCAAGGAATTGAGTTGGAAATGAACTATAAACCTGTAAGATGGATGAATGTTACCGGTATGTTGTCTGTAGGCGACTGGCGCTGGACGAACAATCCGGTAGGTTACTTCTACAATTCGGGCGGACAGCCTATGACCAAGGACTATAAAGTGGCTTCTGCCATTGGTGCGGCAGATCACGCTACCATGTTGATAGGTCAAAAAGATGTTATGGAAGGTGGCTCTGCACAGACCACGGCTGCCATTGGCCTGAATGTATTCCCGATGAAGGGCTTGCGCTTGAGTATGGACTGGAACTTCTACGGTCGCAACTATGCCGACTATGCTGTTCAGAGCAATGACATTTCCCTCGGAGGACAGAAGATCTATGAGACCCCTTGGCGTATTCCTTCTTACTCTACTGTTGACTTCAGCGGAAGCTATGCTTTTGAAATTGCCGGATTGAAGACCACCCTTTCGGGTAACATAGAGAATCTGTTCAACCAAGAGTATATCAACTCTGCATTCGACGGCGGCGACCATACATGGAAATCTGCTTACCGTGTGTTCTACGGTTTCGGACGTAATATGTCTTTAAAACTTAAAGTTAATTTCTAA